In Zea mays cultivar B73 chromosome 7, Zm-B73-REFERENCE-NAM-5.0, whole genome shotgun sequence, the following proteins share a genomic window:
- the LOC103632616 gene encoding protein unc-13 homolog: MARLFRESRRDSSHSSSSNGFLPPAAASSPSSASAIPSPFPDLGVALSAADLREAAYEVLVAASRTTGGKPLTYIPQSSSVATGPPVSPASSASSASSASLQRSLTSAAASKMKKALGLRSSASSKGVGSPGSGGKAAPPRRPATVGELMRVQMRISEPADARIRRGLLRIAASQLGRRAESMVLPLEFLQQFKASDFPDPQEYEAWRSRNLKLLEAGLLVHPLIPLNKSDSSGQRLRQIIRGAYDRPLETGKNSESMQGLRTSVMSLAGRSHDGTSDGCHWADGFPLNLHLYQVLVEACFDNDEGTVVDEIDEVMELLKKTWVILGINELLHNLCFTWALFNHFVMSGQVDIELLSAAENQLAEVAKDAKSTKDPNYCKVLSSTLSSIMGWTEKRLLAYHETFNTCNIESMQGIVSIGVSAARILVEDISQEYRRRRKEETDVARSRVETYIRSSLRTAFAQRMEEADSKRSSRNPTPVLSILAKDIGDLATKEKNIYSPILKTWHPLASGVAVATLHSCYGNELKQFVAGLTELTPDTVQVLKSADKLEKDLVNIAVEDSVDSDDGGKSLIREMPPYEAENAIANLVKVWIKDRVDRLKGWVDRNLKQETWNPGANRDNFAPSSVEMLRVIGETLDAFFQLPIPMHPALLPDLTAGLDRSLQLYVAKAKSGCGTRNSFMPQLPPLTRCEVGSKLLFKKKEKPQNLQVRVSQNGAANGNDPLGLPQLCVRLNTLQYIRGELENIEKKIKTSLRNVESAQADVTDGLDIKFELCQAACLEGIQQICETTAYKVMFYDLGHVLWDTLYVGDTASNRVEVLLRELDPVLETISGMVHNKVRNRAITALMKATFDGFLLVLLAGGPLRAFTRQDSQIIEDDFRALRDLYLADGDGLPEELVDKASSQVKNVLPLFRADSESLIERFRRMMVESNRSASKNRLPLPPTTGHWSPNEPNTVLRVLCYRSDETATKFLKKTYNLPKKI; the protein is encoded by the exons aTGGCTCGCCTGTTCCGCGAGTCTCGCCGCGACTCGTCCCACTCCTCCTCGTCCAACGGCTTCCTCCCTCCGGCGGCGGCTTCCAGCCCCTCTTCCGCCTCCGCGATCCCCTCGCCATTCCCGGACCTCGGGGTCGCCCTCTCCGCCGCAGACCTCCGGGAGGCCGCCTACGAGGTGCTGGTCGCGGCCTCCCGCACCACGGGCGGGAAGCCCCTCACCTATATCCCCCAGTCCTCGTCGGTGGCCACGGGGCCGCCGGTGTCCCCGGCCTCCTCCGCGTCCTCGGCCTCATCCGCCTCGCTCCAGCGCTCCCTCACCTCTGCCGCCGCCAGCAAGATGAAGAAGGCGCTCGGGCTCCGGTCCTCCGCCTCCTCCAAGGGTGTCGGCAGCCCCGGGAGTGGCGGGAAGGCGGCGCCCCCGCGGAGGCCCGCCACGGTTGGGGAGCTCATGCGGGTGCAGATGCGCATCTCCGAGCCCGCCGACGCCAGGATCCGCAGGGGGCTCCTCCGCATCGCCGCCAGCCAG CTTGGCAGACGCGCAGAATCTATGGTCTTGCCCTTGGAATTCTTGCAGCAATTCAAGGCATCAGATTTCCCTGATCCTCAAGAGTATGAGGCGTGGCGGAGTAGGAATCTGAAGCTTCTTGAGGCTGGTCTACTTGTTCATCCACTCATTCCATTGAACAAATCAGACAGTTCTGGTCAACGGTTGCGGCAAATTATACGGGGTGCATATGATAGGCCACTTGAAACTGGGAAAAACTCTGAGTCAATGCAGGGCCTACGTACTTCTGTCATGTCCCTTGCTGGAAGATCTCATGATGGAACTTCTGATGGATGCCACTGGGCAGATGGCTTCCCCTTGAATCTCCATCTGTACCAAGTTTTGGTAGAAGCTTGCTTTGATAATGACGAGGGCACTGTGGTCGATGAGATCGATGAGGTGATGGAGCTTTTGAAGAAAACCTGGGTTATTCTTGGAATTAATGAGTTACTCCACAATCTTTGCTTTACTTGGGCATTGTTCAACCATTTTGTTATGTCTGGTCAAGTAGATATTGAGCTGCTTTCTGCGGCAGAGAACCAGTTAGCTGAAGTAGCTAAGGATGCCAAGAGCACAAAAGATCCAAATTACTGTAAAGTATTGAGTTCAACATTAAGCTCAATAATGGGCTGGACAGAGAAAAGACTTCTGGCATATCATGAAACCTTCAATACATGTAATATTGAGTCTATGCAAGGCATTGTCTCCATTGGAGTGTCAGCTGCAAGAATCCTTGTTGAAGATATATCTCAGGAATACCGCcgtagaagaaaagaagagactgaTGTAGCTCGAAGCAGGGTAGAGACATACATAAGGTCTTCACTAAGGACAGCTTTTGCTCAA AGAATGGAAGAAGCAGATTCAAAACGGTCATCAAGAAACCCTACTCCAGTTCTTTCTATCCTTGCGAAGGACATTGGTGACCTAGCTACAAAGGAGAAAAATATCTACAGTCCAATACTGAAGACATGGCATCCACTCGCTTCAGGTGTTGCCGTTGCAACCCTTCATTCTTGTTATGGAAATGAGCTGAAGCAGTTTGTAGCTGGGCTTACAGAGCTGACCCCTGATACAGTTCAAGTACTTAAATCGGCAGATAAATTAGAGAAGGACCTTGTTAATATCGCTGTAGAAGATTCTGTGGATAGTGATGATGGAGGCAAGTCACTTATCAGAGAGATGCCGCCATATGAAGCTGAAAATGCAATTGCTAATCTGGTGAAAGTGTGGATAAAAGATAGAGTAGACAGACTCAAGGGATGGGTTGACCGGAATTTGAAGCAAGAG ACCTGGAATCCAGGTGCCAACAGGGATAATTTTGCTCCCTCTTCTGTGGAGATGCTTCGGGTTATTGGTGAAACATTGGATGCATTTTTCCAATTGCCTATACCAATGCATCCAGCTCTTCTTCCTGATCTGACAGCTGGGCTCGACAGAAGCCTACAACTTTATGTTGCTAAAGCAAAATCTGGCTGTG GAACACGGAATTCTTTTATGCCCCAACTACCTCCACTCACACGATGCGAGGTTGGCTCCAAGTTATTATTCAAGAAAAAAGAGAAGCCACAAAATCTGCAGGTTCGAGTATCACAAAATGGAGCAGCAAATGGAAATGATCCCTTGGGCCTTCCTCAACTCTGTGTTCGCCTGAATACACTTCAGTACATCCGTGGTGAGCTTGAGAACATAGAGAAGAAGATAAAAACAAGCTTGCGAAATGTCGAGTCAGCTCAGGCAGATGTCACTGATGGATTGGACATCAAGTTCGAGCTTTGTCAGGCAGCCTGTCTAGAGGGCATTCAGCAGATTTGTGAGACAACTGCATATAAGGTGATGTTCTATGACTTGGGCCATGTTCTCTGGGACACCCTTTATGTTGGTGATACTGCATCAAACAGGGTGGAGGTACTGTTGAGGGAACTTGACCCTGTCCTTGAGACGATATCTGGTATGGTGCACAACAAAGTGCGGAACCGTGCTATTACTGCACTGATGAAAGCAACTTTTGATGGTTTCTTGCTGGTGCTTCTTGCTGGTGGGCCTTTGCGTGCTTTCACCCGCCAAGACTCTCAGATAATAGAAGATGACTTCAGGGCCCTCAGAGATCTGTATTTAGCAGACGGGGATGGTTTGCCAGAGGAATTAGTTGACAAAGCATCCTCCCAGGTCAAGAATGTCCTACCCCTCTTCCGAGCAGACTCTGAAAGTCTCATTGAGCGATTCAGACGCATGATGGTTGAATCTAATCGGTCTGCGTCCAAGAACAGGTTACCATTGCCTCCAACAACGGGGCATTGGAGTCCAAATGAGCCTAACACAGTTCTGCGAGTTCTGTGCTACCGGAGTGATGAGACAGCTACAAAGTTCCTCAAGAAAACTTACAACCTACCGAAGAAGATATGA